Part of the Jatrophihabitans sp. GAS493 genome, TTCCCGCTCCACCACGCGTCCGACGACTCACGCCAGCACCCAACCGGCAGAACCCTCGACGGACGATCCCGACATCGACGTCGACATCGAAGCCCATACCGGAACACCCACCCAGTAGGAGATTGCTATGACAACACCGCTGCAAGGCCAGCTGGAGGCAGCATTGTCGAACTTCACCTCTCAGCGTGACACATTGCGCTCCCTCGAGAAGCGCCTGAACGAGATGACCGCTACCGCCCACGCGAAAAATCGGATGGTCACGGCAACGGTCGACCGCTCCGGCCGGCTCACCGAACTAAGCTTCGAGGGCAACCGCTTCCGTTCCATGCCGCCCAAGGAATTGGCCGCCACGATCCTCACCACCATCCAGAACGCCCAACAAGACGCGATGCGTCAGGGTCTGGACGCGGCCCAGGAACTCGTGCCGAGCATGTTCGAC contains:
- a CDS encoding YbaB/EbfC family nucleoid-associated protein; its protein translation is MTTPLQGQLEAALSNFTSQRDTLRSLEKRLNEMTATAHAKNRMVTATVDRSGRLTELSFEGNRFRSMPPKELAATILTTIQNAQQDAMRQGLDAAQELVPSMFDLLDLDSMRPSETPPDTSKRKGKQPTAAPRPPMDLDHIFEAATRLLDHPALDNRPGTSPTQTKEQR